Proteins encoded together in one Ipomoea triloba cultivar NCNSP0323 chromosome 4, ASM357664v1 window:
- the LOC116016313 gene encoding sugar transport protein MST4: MAAGFSAPGGGGGQHFEAKITPIVIISCIMAATGGLMFGYDVGVSGGVTSMDPFLEKFFPVVYRNTKNKNLNSNYCKYDNQGLQLFTSSLYLAGLTATFFASYTTRRLGRRLTMLIAGCFFILGVILNAAAQDLAMLIIGRILLGCGVGFANQAVPLFLSEIAPTRIRGGLNILFQLNVTIGILFANLVNYGTAKIKGGWGWRLSLGLAGFPALLLTLGAIFVVDTPNSLIERGQVEEGKRVLRKIRGTDNIEPEFLELVEASRLAKEVKHPFRNLLTRRNRPQLIIAVFLQIFQQFTGINAIMFYAPVLFATLGFKSDASLYSAVITGAVNVLSTVVSIYSVDKLGRRLLLLEAGVQMFIANIAIAIILGINVSDHSDNLGHGWGIFVVVMICIFVSAFAWSWGPLGWLIPSETFPLETRSAGQSVTVCVNLLFTFVMAQAFLSMLCHFKFGIFLFFSGWILVMSLFVLFLVPETKNVPIEEMTERVWKQHWLWKRFMDYNVDEEIGDSTDDLKKNGQVKSFDPASQL, encoded by the exons ATGGCGGCGGGATTTTCAGCTCCGGGAGGCGGAGGCGGGCAGCACTTCGAGGCCAAAATCACCCCCATAGTCATCATCTCCTGCATCATGGCCGCCACCGGCGGCCTTATGTTTGGCTACGACGTTGGAGTGTCCg ggggTGTTACGTCAATGGATCCATTCCTGGAAAAATTCTTTCCGGTGGTGTACCGGAACACCAAGAATAAGAATCTAAATAGTAACTACTGCAAGTACGACAACCAAGGCCTGCAACTGTTCACATCGTCCTTGTACCTTGCTGGTCTCACCGCCACATTCTTTGCTTCCTACACCACCAGACGCCTGGGGAGGAGGCTCACCATGTTGATCGCCGGCTGCTTCTTCATTCTCGGCGTCATCTTAAACGCTGCCGCTCAAGACTTGGCTATGCTCATCATTGGCAGGATTTTGCTTGGATGTGGGGTTGGTTTTGCTAATCAG GCAGTTCCTCTGTTCCTATCAGAGATAGCGCCCACAAGGATACGTGGAGGACTTAATATTCTCTTCCAACTTAATGTCACCATTGGGATTTTGTTTGCTAATCTCGTCAACTATGGAACAGCCAA AATCAAAGGAGGATGGGGGTGGAGACTATCACTGGGGCTAGCAGGATTCCCAGCACTTCTGCTAACATTAGGCGCTATCTTCGTGGTTGACACTCCTAACAGTTTAATCGAACGAGGCCAGGTGGAGGAGGGAAAAAGAGTTCTGAGAAAAATCCGAGGAACTGACAACATTGAACCTGAGTTCTTGGAGCTTGTGGAGGCCAGCCGTTTAGCCAAGGAAGTTAAACATCCTTTCAGAAATCTGCTCACCCGTAGAAACCGACCCCAGTTGATCATTGCCGTCTTTCTGCAG ATTTTCCAACAATTTACCGGAATCAACGCGATTATGTTCTACGCGCCGGTCCTATTCGCGACGCTGGGATTCAAGAGCGACGCATCGCTCTACTCCGCAGTCATCACCGGAGCCGTCAACGTCCTCTCCACCGTCGTATCGATCTACTCCGTCGACAAACTGGGGCGGCGCTTGCTCCTTCTAGAGGCCGGAGTCCAGATGTTCATAGCCAACATCGCCATCGCCATCATCCTGGGAATCAACGTCTCGGACCACTCCGACAATCTCGGCCACGGGTGGGGCATCTTCGTGGTGGTCATGATATGCATATTCGTGTCGGCCTTCGCGTGGTCGTGGGGCCCGCTGGGGTGGCTCATCCCTAGCGAGACCTTCCCGCTGGAGACGCGGTCGGCGGGGCAGAGCGTGACGGTGTGCGTCAACTTGCTCTTCACCTTCGTCATGGCGCAGGCCTTTCTCTCCATGTTGTGCCACTTCAAGTTCGGGATTTTCTTGTTCTTTTCGGGGTGGATTTTGGTGATGTCGCTGTTCGTGCTGTTCTTGGTGCCGGAGACGAAGAACGTGCCGATTGAGGAGATGACGGAGAGGGTTTGGAAGCAGCATTGGTTGTGGAAGAGATTCATGGATTACAATGTGGATGAAGAAATTGGGGATAGTACTGATGATCTCAAGAAGAATGGGCAAGTTAAGAGTTTTGATCCTGCTTCACAGTTGTAG